The Hyalangium gracile genome includes the window GGGGTCCAGGGTGTGCACCAGCGGATCATTCGCCACGGCCCGGCCGAACTCGATGGCGGACTCGAAGGACTCGGTGATCTGCACGGCGACGGCCTGCGCCGTCATGCCCTGAGCCTCGAGAATGGTCTCCTGGGTCCTTCGCAGGCCCGAGAAGAAGTCAGCGCTCAGCAGCGCCAGCACAGGCACGAGGACCGCGCCAAAGGCGAGCAGCAGCTTTGCGTGGAAATGCAATCGAGGCATGGGCATCCGGATCGAGCGATACCGTCTCAACACCATGCAGGTTCCCGCCCTTCAGCTTCCGCCCCCCCGTCAGCGCGGAGGGCAGGCAGCGAGGCGGGGCCAGCCCGGATGCCAGTCGAGCAGGGAGACAGCCCTACGACGACTTCACGAGGCCCTCACCGGGCCTCACCAGCACGGCGCGCGAGTACGCCACGCCGAACCCCAGCCGTGTCGCGTTGCGCTCCGTGGAGATGCCCGGCCCCGAGTTGATCATGGCCAGTCGGCTGCCCAGCTCCCGGCCACGCTCGAGCCGCGTGGCCATCAGCGCCTGCTGAATTCCTCGCCGGCGGAACGCGGGCTTCACGGACGCGCCGAACAGCAGGGTGACGTCGTTGCCCGACTCGCAGCCGGCTGCCCCCACCACCTCGCCGTTCACGCGCGCCACGTACAGGTCGTACCCCCTGGCCTTCGCGAAGCGCCTGCCGAAGTCCATGAGCCCTTCCGACAGCTCCATGCCCTCCGGAAAGAAGCCGCTGAAGGCCACGCGGATGTAGTCGTCCACGAGGGTGGGGTTCGTCGGGTCGACCTTCTCGATGCTCACCCCCACCGGCCAGCCCCACGGCAGCAACGAGCGGATCTCACCGGTGCGCTGGAGATCGCGGATGAGGACGTTCTCGAACTCCTGGAGCACGAACCCCCGCTTGCCCAGCCCCTCCATCAGGGCCCGCGGCACGAAGGGGCAGAGCTCCACCTTCGGCTCGGCGCCGCGCTCGGTGAAGAAGGTGATCATCCGGTCGAGCTCGGCGTCGGTGGGCACACCGTGAAACCCCAGCCCGCAGACCTTGTTCACCGGCGAGCCGGGTGTGTCGAAGACCATCCACCCGCCCGCGACGGGCACCACGTCGGTGGCCAGCCCCTCCAGCGAGGTCCCCTGCTTGCGCTCCACGAGGCGTGCGATCTCGGCGAAATCCAGGCCCTTCATCTCGACTCCTCGACGGGTGAGGACATGAAACAGGTCTCATCTCAGGCCGGGTCCGCGACGCGGCCCATGAAGAGCAACATCCCGGAGCGGATGTCGCGCAGGAAGAACAGGAAGGGATGATCGGCGCGGAAGTCCTTGGGCTTTCCAGGCCGCATGGCCGTCCGGGAAATCATGACGACGGCGGTGGCGGCGGCGGCCTCGGTGCCCTTCTCGTCCAGCTTGACGAAGGCCTTGTGGAACACCTTGCTGATGTGCAGGCGCTCCGCCGGGTTCTTCGGGTTGGCCATGCCCGTGAAGTCCGCCCGATCCGGATCGAAGGCGCGCGCCATGCCCATCTCGCCCAGCACCCTGCCCAGCTCCAGCGAGCCCCCGGGGTTGACCTCGAAGCGCGGCAGCACGACGTGGACGCGCTCGCGCGACAGGGCGTCGATCCAGTCCGCCACCTGGGCGCTCGTGAGCTTGCGCTCGATGGCCTCCAGCCCATCGACGGCGTCCGGGAGCACGAAGAGCATCGACAGCTCCCCTCCTTCATAGGGGAGCTCCAGCACCTTCACGCCGTCCACCTGGGCGAAGCGGTAGTCCCCCGTGCGGTGCATCAGGGGCACATCCCTCGGAGCCTGCGGCGCGACGAAGAACGGCTCGCGCTGGGTGAGCTCCTCCGAGAAGGGCTGGGCCCAGGCCGCCTTGAAGTAGATGGCGTTGACGAGCACCAGCCGCGTCACCTCGGGCACCAGGCTCCCGGGCGGCAGCAGCTCCGGGATGCGCCCCTCCGTCCTGTGGGCGGCCCAGTCGTTGATGAGCCGGCGCGTGGCCTCGATGTCGGCGCGGAAGTCCACCGGCTCCAGCGGAGCGCCGAAGGCTGTCCGGGTCCGCTCCAGGTAGGGCGGCTCGAACGCGAAGTCCTTCGCACCAAAGAGCCGGCTGGCCAGCCGCAGGAGCGCGGGCCCGGCGCTCGTGTTCCACGCCTGGAGCAGCCGCCCCGCGGAGCCCATCACGTCCTCGGCCGAGCCCTCGAAGTGGAGCACCTGCTTCATCTCGGCGGCCGTCTCTCCCCGGGCTCCGCCCCACGCCATCGTCAGCGCCAGGGTGAGGCTCGCGGGCGAGACGGCCAGGTTGCCCGCCGTCTCGCGGATGCGGCCCCACAGCTCGACCGCGAACGCGTTGCTGCTCGTCGCGAGCCGGGCCAGCGCCTCCGGCTCGGGGGGCTCGACAGGCACGACGGTGTCAGCGGGCTTCAGCGGTTCCATGGATGCTCCCGAGCAGTTCCGCCACGTTGCCCATCCGACTGCGCTCCTGTCACTCAATGACGGATTCTCGGTTTTAGCGAATCCAGCAAAATCCACCACTGTCAGATCAGCACTTAAAGTATGGCTCCTCTTTTGAGCAGGAGGACCCAGCGTGAACAAGCCGTTCGAGACACCCACCCGATTCCGTGCGCGCAGCGTGTGGCTGGCCGCATGTACGTCCACCCTCGTGGCGGCGATGACCGCGGGCTGTGGCGCGGTCGAGCTGGCCGAGCCCGAAGTCGCGCCCGCCGTCGAGCCCCTCCTCGAACCCGTCGCCCAGGAGGCCCTGAACCCCGAGCGCCGCGGCATCGGCGCCGAGCCTCTGCCCGAGCGGCAGGGCCCCTCCGCCCAGGCCG containing:
- a CDS encoding serpin family protein yields the protein MEPLKPADTVVPVEPPEPEALARLATSSNAFAVELWGRIRETAGNLAVSPASLTLALTMAWGGARGETAAEMKQVLHFEGSAEDVMGSAGRLLQAWNTSAGPALLRLASRLFGAKDFAFEPPYLERTRTAFGAPLEPVDFRADIEATRRLINDWAAHRTEGRIPELLPPGSLVPEVTRLVLVNAIYFKAAWAQPFSEELTQREPFFVAPQAPRDVPLMHRTGDYRFAQVDGVKVLELPYEGGELSMLFVLPDAVDGLEAIERKLTSAQVADWIDALSRERVHVVLPRFEVNPGGSLELGRVLGEMGMARAFDPDRADFTGMANPKNPAERLHISKVFHKAFVKLDEKGTEAAAATAVVMISRTAMRPGKPKDFRADHPFLFFLRDIRSGMLLFMGRVADPA
- a CDS encoding GNAT family N-acetyltransferase; the protein is MKGLDFAEIARLVERKQGTSLEGLATDVVPVAGGWMVFDTPGSPVNKVCGLGFHGVPTDAELDRMITFFTERGAEPKVELCPFVPRALMEGLGKRGFVLQEFENVLIRDLQRTGEIRSLLPWGWPVGVSIEKVDPTNPTLVDDYIRVAFSGFFPEGMELSEGLMDFGRRFAKARGYDLYVARVNGEVVGAAGCESGNDVTLLFGASVKPAFRRRGIQQALMATRLERGRELGSRLAMINSGPGISTERNATRLGFGVAYSRAVLVRPGEGLVKSS